In one window of Methanosarcina vacuolata Z-761 DNA:
- a CDS encoding 30S ribosomal protein S4 has protein sequence MAYPGKQSKSFETPKHPWQEARMASEVQLVKAYGLRNKREVWKAASKLRMYRSEARTLLASAANSQERGLEGHQKTQSEEILAKLIRYGIIKSDADIDDILSLKTENILERRLQTQVLRLGLARTVIQARQFITHGHIAINGRKATIPGMLVSKEDEMHIGYYGTSPLVSESHPERPVQVASVLADSTTTLRAVAEAKQAREKPPERGGGKRKRGRR, from the coding sequence ATGGCATATCCAGGTAAACAAAGTAAAAGTTTCGAGACTCCTAAGCACCCCTGGCAGGAAGCCAGGATGGCATCTGAAGTCCAGCTTGTAAAAGCATACGGCCTCAGAAACAAGAGAGAAGTTTGGAAAGCAGCCAGTAAGCTCAGGATGTACAGGTCTGAAGCCAGAACATTACTTGCAAGCGCTGCAAACTCTCAGGAAAGAGGACTTGAAGGACATCAAAAGACCCAGTCCGAGGAAATTCTTGCGAAGCTTATCCGCTATGGTATCATCAAGTCGGACGCTGACATTGACGACATTCTCTCCTTAAAAACTGAAAATATTCTCGAAAGGAGACTCCAGACCCAGGTTCTCCGTCTCGGGCTCGCCAGGACAGTCATCCAGGCTCGCCAGTTTATCACTCACGGACATATCGCAATAAACGGTAGAAAGGCTACAATTCCTGGAATGCTCGTCTCCAAGGAAGATGAAATGCATATCGGGTACTATGGAACCTCTCCGCTTGTTAGCGAATCTCACCCTGAAAGGCCTGTGCAGGTGGCATCTGTCCTAGCAGACAGCACAACTACTTTAAGGGCTGTTGCAGAAGCAAAACAGGCTAGAGAGAAACCTCCTGAAAGAGGCGGCGGAAAGAGAAAGAGAGGGAGGAGATAA
- a CDS encoding 30S ribosomal protein S11: MADMKWAVAHIKSSFNNTIITVTDITGAETIAKSSGGMVVKAARDESSPYTAMQMAGQLADQLRDKGIHGIHIRVRAPGGNKQRSPGPGAQAAIRAFARAGIRIGRIEDVTPVPHDGTRPKGGRRV, from the coding sequence GTGGCAGACATGAAATGGGCCGTAGCTCACATCAAATCTTCGTTTAACAACACAATTATTACTGTAACCGACATCACAGGGGCTGAGACCATTGCAAAGTCTTCCGGTGGTATGGTTGTAAAAGCTGCAAGAGATGAGAGCTCTCCTTATACTGCCATGCAGATGGCAGGACAGCTTGCTGACCAGCTAAGGGATAAGGGTATCCACGGTATCCATATCAGGGTAAGAGCACCTGGCGGGAACAAGCAGAGAAGCCCGGGCCCGGGCGCTCAGGCTGCAATCAGGGCTTTTGCAAGAGCAGGAATCCGGATTGGCAGGATTGAAGATGTTACTCCTGTCCCGCACGACGGCACTCGCCCGAAAGGCGGAAGACGTGTTTAA
- a CDS encoding DNA-directed RNA polymerase subunit D, which translates to MTMEVDILELSDRSAKFVLSKVSTSFANGIRRAMVADVPTLAIEYVNLYDNTSVLYDEQLALRLSLIPLVTDVETYVPQAECDVCGGEGCPACEVSLTLSAEGPCTVYSRDLISSDPKIQPADLNIPIVELKKGQKLVLEALAHMGYGRDSVKWQAGVACGYKNVPIITITNCDACGHCATECPKGIIRFEESGARVSDEDILKCSLCKLCEQVCDIHAINISFDENAFVFTMESDGSYTAKDLALNASNVVKGRAEELLSILDQF; encoded by the coding sequence ATGACGATGGAAGTAGACATTCTGGAGTTATCGGATAGATCTGCAAAATTCGTGCTTTCAAAAGTTAGCACATCTTTTGCCAACGGCATTCGGCGCGCTATGGTCGCAGATGTACCAACGCTTGCGATTGAATATGTGAATCTTTACGACAATACATCGGTACTCTATGATGAGCAACTGGCTCTACGTCTGTCCTTAATCCCGCTTGTTACGGATGTAGAGACGTATGTGCCACAGGCAGAATGCGATGTCTGCGGAGGAGAGGGCTGTCCTGCCTGCGAGGTTTCCTTAACCCTGAGTGCAGAAGGTCCGTGCACGGTTTATTCACGGGATCTTATATCCTCTGACCCGAAGATACAGCCTGCTGATCTCAATATCCCGATTGTTGAACTGAAAAAAGGGCAGAAACTTGTGCTTGAGGCTCTCGCTCATATGGGCTACGGCAGGGATAGTGTTAAATGGCAGGCAGGAGTCGCTTGCGGCTACAAGAACGTGCCTATTATAACCATTACAAACTGTGATGCATGCGGGCACTGTGCAACCGAATGTCCGAAAGGCATTATACGGTTTGAAGAATCAGGTGCCAGAGTTTCTGACGAGGATATCCTGAAGTGCTCACTCTGCAAGCTCTGTGAGCAGGTCTGTGACATCCACGCAATAAACATTAGCTTCGATGAGAACGCTTTTGTGTTTACAATGGAGTCCGATGGTTCTTACACAGCCAAAGATCTTGCCCTTAATGCGTCAAATGTGGTCAAAGGCAGAGCTGAAGAACTTTTGAGCATTCTGGACCAGTTCTGA
- a CDS encoding class I SAM-dependent methyltransferase, giving the protein MEEITIHEFDFALINEFFTELDRQGPGSPEETIRALGFIDNLSNKTKIADLGCGTGAQTMVLAQNTEATITALDLYAGSIEKLNVTAGKFGLQNRVKGIVGSMDNLPFQNDEFDLIWSEGAIANIGFEKGLNHWKRFLKKDGYIAVTYESWFTDERPAEIEKWWLDAVPEISTIGHNISIMQKTGYIPVAAFTLPETCWIDNYFIPQKARQEEFLKKHAGNKTVEDLIALMKREADLYSKYKQYYGYVFYIGKKM; this is encoded by the coding sequence ATGGAAGAAATAACAATCCACGAATTTGATTTTGCCCTCATCAATGAATTTTTCACAGAGCTTGACCGGCAGGGACCCGGCAGCCCCGAAGAAACCATCAGAGCATTAGGTTTTATCGACAATCTTTCAAACAAAACAAAAATCGCCGATTTAGGTTGCGGTACAGGCGCTCAAACAATGGTTCTGGCACAAAATACAGAAGCAACCATCACCGCCCTCGACCTCTACGCCGGCTCGATTGAGAAACTTAACGTAACAGCCGGAAAATTTGGTTTACAGAACAGGGTAAAAGGTATTGTCGGTTCAATGGACAATTTGCCGTTTCAGAATGACGAATTTGACCTTATATGGTCTGAGGGGGCTATTGCCAATATAGGTTTTGAAAAAGGCTTGAATCACTGGAAGAGGTTCCTCAAAAAAGATGGTTATATTGCCGTAACATATGAGTCATGGTTTACTGATGAGCGCCCCGCTGAAATTGAGAAGTGGTGGTTAGACGCAGTTCCTGAAATTAGCACAATTGGGCATAATATTTCCATCATGCAAAAAACAGGTTATATCCCTGTTGCCGCATTTACGCTGCCTGAGACTTGTTGGATAGACAATTATTTTATTCCGCAAAAAGCAAGGCAAGAGGAATTTTTGAAAAAACATGCGGGAAATAAAACCGTTGAGGATCTGATTGCACTTATGAAGCGTGAGGCAGACCTATATTCAAAATACAAACAGTATTATGGATATGTATTTTACATTGGGAAAAAGATGTAA
- a CDS encoding DUF429 domain-containing protein, producing MPKLQTLLMDKKVFVGVDGCRAGWFAVTLTETDSFGVFQFPKISDLYSYFCDGNTHVRILVDIPIGLVDSKSNCKKRFCDIEARSLLRPYRQSSVFPTPCREAIYAKSYESACDINEEVTGKRLTKQTWGIVPKIREMNDFLIATDSAKEKIIEIHPEICFWALAGKPMEHSKKENEGFNERKKLLQEICTFTDEIVQNALSKYRRKDVARDDILDALVASITAKLSFQRGLKSIPEIPEKDSQGLPMQIVYTTI from the coding sequence ATGCCTAAACTGCAAACCCTGCTTATGGACAAAAAAGTGTTTGTTGGTGTAGACGGGTGCAGAGCAGGTTGGTTTGCAGTTACACTAACAGAAACTGATAGCTTTGGTGTATTTCAGTTTCCTAAAATCTCGGATCTCTATAGCTATTTTTGTGATGGCAATACTCATGTGCGTATACTTGTGGACATCCCTATTGGTTTAGTAGATAGCAAATCCAACTGCAAGAAAAGGTTCTGCGATATAGAAGCTAGAAGCTTATTAAGACCCTACAGGCAATCCAGCGTTTTTCCAACTCCCTGTAGAGAAGCCATCTATGCAAAAAGCTACGAAAGCGCTTGTGACATCAATGAAGAAGTTACAGGCAAACGACTTACAAAACAAACATGGGGAATCGTTCCAAAAATCAGAGAAATGAATGATTTTCTTATAGCCACAGATTCTGCTAAGGAAAAAATAATAGAAATCCATCCTGAGATTTGTTTCTGGGCTCTTGCCGGAAAGCCGATGGAGCATTCTAAAAAAGAAAATGAAGGCTTTAACGAAAGAAAAAAGCTGCTGCAAGAAATTTGCACTTTTACAGATGAAATTGTGCAGAATGCACTTTCCAAATATAGACGTAAAGACGTAGCAAGAGATGATATCCTTGATGCTCTGGTCGCCTCTATAACAGCAAAGTTATCTTTTCAGAGAGGATTAAAATCTATTCCCGAAATTCCTGAAAAAGACTCTCAAGGACTTCCTATGCAGATAGTTTATACAACGATTTGA
- a CDS encoding ABC transporter ATP-binding protein has translation MKLILNNIVKSFDKKEVLRGASFAFEKGEIYGLLGRNGSGKTTLFNCINEDLRIDGGSILFEENGVKREVYPDDIGYVLSTPVVPEFLTGREFLKFFLDINVNKIPDIKPIDEYFDFVKIGREDRDRLLKDYSHGMKNKMQMLVSFIANPAILLLDEPLTSFDVVVADEMKTLLRQIKKDHIIIISTHIMELALDLCDEIVILSGGVLEKMEKDDLNNEAFKNKIIQALRRDEYD, from the coding sequence ATGAAATTAATCCTGAACAATATCGTAAAAAGTTTTGACAAAAAAGAGGTTTTGCGGGGTGCGAGCTTTGCCTTTGAAAAGGGGGAAATTTACGGACTTCTCGGGAGAAATGGCTCAGGCAAAACCACGCTGTTTAACTGCATCAATGAGGATTTGAGGATTGACGGCGGCTCAATTCTCTTTGAAGAAAATGGAGTAAAGAGAGAAGTTTATCCAGACGATATCGGATATGTTCTGTCGACACCAGTCGTTCCGGAGTTCTTAACAGGGAGGGAGTTTTTAAAGTTCTTTCTTGACATCAACGTGAATAAAATTCCGGACATTAAGCCTATTGACGAATATTTCGATTTTGTAAAGATCGGACGCGAGGACCGCGACAGGCTTTTGAAAGATTATTCCCATGGTATGAAAAACAAGATGCAAATGCTTGTAAGCTTCATCGCAAATCCAGCCATTCTGCTTTTAGACGAGCCGCTGACCTCATTTGACGTTGTGGTCGCCGACGAGATGAAGACTCTGCTTCGCCAGATTAAAAAAGACCACATTATTATTATTTCCACTCATATTATGGAGCTTGCGCTGGATTTATGCGACGAGATAGTAATCCTGAGCGGCGGGGTTCTGGAAAAAATGGAAAAGGATGACCTCAACAACGAGGCCTTTAAGAATAAAATTATTCAGGCCCTCAGGAGGGATGAGTATGATTGA
- a CDS encoding 30S ribosomal protein S13, whose translation MLYTFPWREYMVEEKNNEELRHLVRIMNTDLQGAKPVEYALTGLPGIGRRTAILIAKGAGVDPTATLGYLPDEEVAKLDRAIGNFEEIVPSWMLNRQKDLATGQDKHLLGTDILLTFREDINNLKKVRAYRGLRHERGLKVRGQRTKSTGRRGSTVGVSRKK comes from the coding sequence ATGCTGTATACATTCCCCTGGAGGGAATATATGGTAGAAGAAAAGAATAATGAAGAATTAAGGCATCTTGTTCGGATTATGAATACCGACCTGCAGGGGGCAAAACCCGTAGAGTACGCCCTTACAGGTCTCCCAGGAATAGGGAGGCGCACAGCTATCCTTATCGCAAAGGGCGCAGGGGTAGACCCTACTGCTACACTTGGATATCTGCCAGATGAAGAAGTAGCAAAGCTAGACCGCGCAATCGGGAATTTTGAGGAGATTGTTCCATCCTGGATGTTGAACAGGCAAAAAGACCTGGCAACAGGACAGGACAAGCACCTGCTTGGAACAGATATCTTACTGACTTTCAGGGAAGATATTAACAACCTGAAGAAGGTCCGCGCTTACAGAGGACTCAGGCATGAAAGAGGCCTTAAGGTTAGAGGTCAGAGAACAAAATCTACAGGCCGCCGCGGGTCAACTGTCGGTGTCAGCAGGAAGAAGTGA